Proteins co-encoded in one Meiothermus sp. genomic window:
- a CDS encoding purine-nucleoside phosphorylase: MSSIYDQIQETVNHIRAQTDFVPEVGIVLGSGLGPLGDEIETVASFPYAALPNFPQSTAPGHEGKLILGRLEGKNVLAYKGRVHCYEGYTAAQVAFPVRVGFFLGAKTFFITSAAGGLNPNWHAGELMLHNDYINYAPLSPLTGPNDERLGPRFPVTFDAYDPDLRALAHKVARAQDFHLREGVYAWWPGPQFASRAELKLLRTLGADAIGMSTVPEVIALRHLGARVLGLSTITDMAVPERDHHATEQEVLATAARSGALFRRFVRGILAAL; the protein is encoded by the coding sequence ATGAGTTCGATCTACGACCAGATTCAAGAGACCGTAAACCACATTCGCGCCCAGACCGACTTTGTACCCGAGGTGGGCATTGTGTTGGGTTCGGGGCTGGGCCCGCTGGGCGACGAGATCGAGACGGTGGCGAGCTTTCCGTATGCGGCACTGCCCAACTTCCCCCAGTCCACCGCACCGGGGCACGAGGGGAAGCTTATTCTGGGGCGGCTCGAGGGCAAAAACGTACTGGCCTACAAGGGCCGGGTGCACTGCTATGAGGGCTACACCGCAGCGCAGGTCGCGTTTCCCGTGCGGGTGGGTTTTTTTCTGGGGGCAAAAACCTTTTTCATCACCTCGGCGGCCGGGGGGCTCAACCCCAACTGGCACGCGGGGGAACTGATGCTGCACAACGACTACATCAACTACGCACCCCTCTCGCCCCTTACCGGCCCCAACGACGAGCGCCTGGGGCCGCGCTTCCCTGTAACCTTTGACGCCTACGACCCGGATCTTCGGGCGCTGGCCCATAAGGTGGCTCGAGCCCAGGACTTCCACCTGCGCGAGGGCGTGTATGCCTGGTGGCCGGGGCCGCAGTTTGCCAGCCGGGCCGAGCTTAAACTGCTGCGCACCCTGGGGGCCGATGCCATTGGGATGTCCACCGTGCCCGAGGTGATTGCCCTGCGCCACCTGGGGGCCCGGGTGCTGGGCCTTTCCACCATTACCGATATGGCCGTGCCTGAGCGTGACCACCACGCCACCGAGCAGGAGGTGCTGGCTACCGCGGCCCGGAGTGGGGCGCTGTTCCGCAGGTTTGTCAGAGGGAT
- a CDS encoding IS256 family transposase: MDQDTLQMILREAVRETATEVLQILLDADREAFLREHGGRKNGYYPRRLSTRFGSVNLQMPRDREGCYYPSFLEPYARRLVDVGEVAVALYAAGVTQRKAAEVLSLLLGHRYTHETLSSLTDQVLRAAEQYRQRPLPEELAVVYLDGLFLRVMRDDLGVQQEAVYVALGITPSGERQVLGFWLLPAESALAWEEVLKGLWQRGLRRVLLFVTDGLPGMEAAIQRVYPGAEWQRCVVHMVRSSLAQVRARDRGAVAEHLRGVYRAESRQEALEGLERLRRTWGSRYPRLVSGWWEDSAALLRFYGYPKVLWPYLRSTNPMERFIREIRRSTKVRDHKFPTTEAVFKVLYLESERQEGKWTERTLRGFAEAKEMLEQMLKERYFPSTQTATHKS, from the coding sequence ATGGATCAGGATACCCTACAGATGATTTTGCGCGAAGCGGTAAGGGAAACAGCCACCGAGGTCTTGCAGATTCTGCTGGACGCCGACCGGGAGGCCTTCTTGCGGGAACACGGAGGACGCAAAAACGGCTACTACCCCAGGCGGCTTTCGACCCGCTTTGGTTCAGTGAACCTCCAGATGCCCAGGGATCGCGAGGGGTGCTACTATCCCAGCTTCCTGGAACCTTATGCCCGGCGCCTGGTGGACGTGGGGGAGGTGGCCGTGGCCCTGTATGCCGCCGGGGTGACGCAGCGCAAAGCGGCGGAGGTGCTGAGCCTGTTGCTGGGGCACCGCTATACCCACGAGACCCTTAGCAGCCTGACCGACCAGGTCTTGCGGGCGGCGGAGCAGTACCGCCAGCGGCCTTTGCCGGAGGAACTGGCCGTGGTCTACCTGGACGGTCTGTTTCTGAGGGTCATGCGGGACGACCTGGGGGTTCAGCAAGAGGCGGTGTATGTGGCGCTGGGCATCACCCCCAGCGGGGAGCGGCAGGTGCTGGGCTTCTGGCTCCTGCCCGCAGAGAGCGCTCTGGCCTGGGAGGAGGTGTTGAAGGGCTTGTGGCAAAGGGGCCTACGGCGGGTCTTGCTCTTCGTGACCGATGGCCTTCCCGGCATGGAGGCGGCCATCCAAAGGGTCTACCCCGGCGCCGAATGGCAGCGCTGCGTGGTGCACATGGTGCGCTCCAGCCTGGCACAGGTGCGTGCACGGGATCGGGGGGCGGTGGCCGAGCATCTACGCGGGGTGTACCGGGCGGAAAGCCGACAGGAAGCCCTGGAAGGCCTGGAGCGGCTGCGGCGAACCTGGGGGTCGAGGTACCCGCGGCTGGTGAGCGGTTGGTGGGAGGACTCCGCGGCGCTGCTGCGGTTCTATGGCTATCCCAAGGTGCTGTGGCCCTACCTTCGGAGCACCAATCCGATGGAACGGTTTATCCGGGAGATAAGACGCAGTACCAAGGTACGGGATCACAAGTTTCCTACAACGGAGGCGGTGTTCAAAGTGCTGTATCTGGAGAGCGAAAGGCAGGAGGGCAAATGGACAGAGCGTACACTCAGAGGCTTTGCCGAGGCAAAGGAGATGCTAGAACAGATGCTGAAGGAGCGGTACTTCCCCTCTACACAGACTGCTACACATAAATCTTGA
- a CDS encoding helix-turn-helix domain-containing protein — translation MRYPLFLHKPLHIIPYTTELLGIHLNSVDRYIKQGAIPARKLGSRWLIPASALRAWLEGKDEQNPAMQGGAE, via the coding sequence TTGCGGTACCCCCTCTTTTTACACAAACCCCTACACATAATTCCTTACACGACCGAGCTTCTTGGTATACACCTCAACTCTGTTGACCGCTACATCAAACAAGGTGCGATCCCCGCACGTAAACTCGGCTCTCGCTGGCTGATCCCCGCTAGCGCTTTACGCGCCTGGCTCGAGGGTAAGGATGAACAGAACCCCGCCATGCAGGGCGGGGCTGAGTAG